Genomic DNA from Actinomycetes bacterium:
GAGATATTCCAAACTAGCGCCACCACCGGTAGATACATGGTTATAGCGGTCATCGGGGATAGCAAATGACCTGATTGCAGCAGCGCTGTCGCCGCCGCCGATCACGGTGAAGGCAGCTGACTGGGCCAACTGATCAGCTATCGCTCGGGTACCGGCGGCAAAGGCCGGCATCTCGAACACTCCCATCGGACCGTTCCACACCACGGTTGCTGCATCCGCCAGTTTGCCGGAAAACAACTCGATCGATGCCGGACCAATGTCCATTCCCATCCAACCATCGGGGATGCTGTCGGCGGCTACTACTTGGACCTCGGCATCAGCAGCGAAGCGATCCGCCACCACGATGTCTATCGGCAGCACCACGTCCACCCCACGAGCTCGGGCGTCAGCGAGCACCGTGCGTAGGGTGTCGACTTGATCGGCTTCCAGCAGCGAGTCTCCTACCGAATAGCCCTCCGCGGCGAGGAAGGTGAAGCACATGCCGCCACCGATCAGGATCTGATCGACCGAGCCCAGCAGGTTGCCGATGACCGCCAGTTTGTCGCTGACCTTTGCCCCACCCATGACAACGGCAAAGGGGCGGGCTGGCCCCGTGATCAGTCCGGAAAACACCTTCGATTCCGCTGCCACCAGCAAACCTGCCGCGTGCGGTAACAACCCGGCAATCTCAGTCACACTGGCCTGTTCGCGATGGACGACGCCGAAGCCATCACTGACGTAGCAGTCTGCTTGTTGCGCGAGTTCCTGCGCCAGTTCTAACCGCTGTTGCGCGTCCTTGCTGGTTTCGCGGGAATCGAACCGAACGTTCTCCAATACCAAGACGTCCCCATCAGACATCTCGGCGATTGCCGCGGTTGCGGCTGGACCAGTCAGTTCCGGTACGAATCTGACCGGCTGCTGCAATAACTCCCCCAAGCGCTGCGCGACTGGCTGTAGCGAAAGTTCCGGCACCGGCGCGCCTTTCGGTCGCCCCAAATGGGCCAGCACGATCACTCGGGCGCCTCGTTGAGTGAGCGCCGTGATCGTGGGCAGACTCGCCCTGATCCGCCCGTCATCGGTGATGGCGCCATCGGCCATCGGCACGTTGAGGTCTACCCGCAGCAGCACTCGGCGGCCAGTTACGTCCAGATCATCGATGCCGAGCATTAGTTGACCGCTACAGCGTCGCGCCGACGTAGCGGGTAAGGTCCACCAGTCGGTTGGAGTAGCCCCACTCGTTGTCGTACCAGCCCAGCACCTTGGCCGTATTGCCCATCGTCGAGGTCAGCGAGGCATCGAAGATGCAGGAGGCGGGATCAGTCATGATGTCCGCAGACACGATCGGATCCTCGGTGTAGCGCAGGATTCCCTTCAGCGGGCCGTCGGCGAGTGCCTTAACGGCAGCGTTAACTTCATCAGCGCTGACCTCTTTACCCAGTTGCACGGTGAGGTCGGTGGCGGATCCGGTCGGAACTGGCACTCGCATGGCGTAGCCGTCGAGCTTGCCTTTAAGTTCCGGCAGCACCAACCCGATCGCCCGAGCCGCCCCGGTGGTGGTCGGGATCATGCTCAGCGCAGCAGCGCGAGCACGACGCAAGTCCTTGTGCGGTGCATCCAAGATCACCTGATCGTTGGTGTAGGCGTGAATCGTGGTCATCAGCCCTTGTTCGATACCGAAAGCATCATTGATGGCCATAGCCATCGGGGCGAGACAGTTGGTCGTGCACGAAGCGTTGGAGATGATGTCGTCGGTCTTTGGATCGTAGTCAGCGTGATTGACCCCCATCACCACGGTGACGTCGGGATCTTTTGCTGGCGCAGAGATCAGCACCTTCTTGGCACCAGCGGCTAGGTGCTTGCTGGCTGCCTCCCGGCCGGTGAAGAATCCGGTGGACTCGATGACCAGGTCCACACCCAAGTCGCCCCATGGAAGATTGGCGGGATCGCGCTCGGCCATGACCCGAATCTCTTTGTCATCTACCTTGATGGTGTCCTCGGTATGGCTGACTTCGCGATTCAGCGGACCCAAAAGCGAGTCGTATTTCAGCAAGTGGGCCAATGTGCGGGTATCGGTGAGATCGTTGACCGCGACGATCTCAATACTCTCGCCGGTCAGCGACAACAGCGCGTTGATAACAAAGCCCTGCGACTGTTGCAGATCCACAGCCCGATAGAAGTTGCGGCCGATACGACCGAAACCATTGATGCCCACTCGAATGCTCACTGGCGCTCCCTAGTCACTGGTCCCGCCATCCGGTGCGGTGGCGGATGTCAACCGACCCTAGCGAACGCCCTAGTGGGAGTCGCACCCGGTGTCAGTCGTCCAGCATGTCCTCAGTGAGGCTGGCCTCGGTGCCAGGTATCCCCTCTTGCGCAGCCCGCTTGTCCGCCATCGCCAACAGCCGCCGGATCCGACCGGCGATTGCATCCTTGGTGAGTTGCGGTGATGCCAGCGATCCAAGTTCTTCCAAGCTCGCTTGCCGGTGTTCGATACGAAGTTTGCCAGCCTCGCGCAGATGATCAGGAATGTCGTCGCCCAGGATTTCCAGTGCGCGTTCGACCCGGGCACCGGCCGCCACGGCCGCTCGCGCTGAGCGGCGCAAGTTGGCGTCATCGAAGTTCGCCAGCCGGTTAGCGGTGGCTCGAACCTCCCGACGCATCCGCCGCTCCTCCCAGACCAGCCGCGACTGATGAGCCTGCATCCGGGTAAGCATGTCGCCAATCGCCTCGCCGTCGCGCACCCCAACGCGATCGGTGCCACGCACCTCGCGGCCCTTTGCTGCTATTCCGAGACGTCGAGCGGCCCCAACAAGCGCGAGACCGGTCTCTTGGCTGGGCGCGGTGATCTCCAGCGCGGAGGACCGCCCGGGCTCAGTCAGCGAACCACGAGCCAGGAATGCTCCCCGCCAAACTGCTTCAGCGTCACAGGGCGCTCCCGATACCACTGACGGTGGCATGCCCCGTACCGGCAGACCACGGCCGTCCACCAAACCCACCTGACGAGCAAGCCACTCGCCGCCATCGACGACCCGCACCGCGTAGCGGGCATTGCGCCGAAGACCAGTGGGCTGAACTACGGACATCACGACCTCGTGGCCGTAGAGGTCAGCGATATTGGAACGCACTCGGCGCGCAATCGTGCCGGTATCGAACTCAGCCTCAACAACCAGTTGCTTGTTGATGACGTGCAAATGGCCCCCCACTCGCAGCATCGCAGCCACTTCAGCTTTTCGGCAGCAGGCCTTAGTTACCTGCACCCGGCTGAGTTCATCCTTTACATCGGAGGTCAATGCCATGGAGGCATCTTGCCACGCCCGATCGAATCCGCGAAGGCCGCGGCCAGTAAATCTGGATCGTGAACCCCAGATCCGGCGTTTGTAGAGGTGACATGGCGCAGGGACAACTCCGCGCCGAGCAGTTTTTCGCACGACTTCGCCAGCGCAGCTGAATCGGTGACGGCCCGCGGATCAGCAATCACGACCTCGACCGGAAAGTCACCAAACTGGTCAACCAGCGCCTGTAGATGACGACCGGGGGTGAAGCCACTGGTCTCGCCGCGCTGCGCGACTAGGTTCAAAACCAAGATTCGTCGCCCGCTGCTGTTGCGTACCGCCGACAGTAGCTCCGGTACCAGCAGTGGTGCGATCACCGAGGTGTACCACGAGCCTGGCCCAAGGATGATGACGTCGGCGCTTTCTACCGCCTCAACGGCCTCAGCACAGGCAACGGGATTCAAGGGTTCCACCCAGATGCGCTCGACCTGCCCCGGCGAGGTCGCCACCGCCACCTGACCATGCACCTGCGCCACGTCGTCAGGCCGAGCGAGGTCAGTGCCGCTGATGTCTGCCACGATTTGCAGTGGTGATAGCGAGACGGGCAATACCCGCCCCTGAGCGTCCAGCAAGGACGCTACCCAGTCCAATCCGGACACGACATCGCCGGTTTCCTCCCAGAGGGCGGCTATCAGCAGATTGCCCAGCGCATGACCCTCCAGCTCGCCACTGCCGTCGAACCGGTGCTGGACCACTCGACTCCAAGTGCGCCCCCAGGTGTCATCACCGCAGAGGGCCGCCAAAGCCATCCGCAGATCGCCCGGCGGGAGTAGCCCAAACTCGTCTCGTAGCCGACCGGAAGAGCCGCCATCGTCCGACACCCCCACAACACCAGTGATGTTGTCCGATACGCGGCGCATCGCCCGCAGCGTTGCCGCCAGACCGTGTCCGCCACCGATACAGACGACTCGGGGACCGTGCCGAGTGGGCGACTGGCGGCGGCCGCTCATTCTCGCCCCAGATCGCGATGGGTGACCAGTGTTTCCATTCCCGCCTTGACCAGCCGCACACTCAAGTTTTCCGCCAGCGCAACGGAGCGATGTTTGCCGCCAGTGCAGCCCACCGCGATGGTGATATAGCGCTTGCCCTCGCGGAGGAAACCGTCCGCGACGGTATCCAACATTCCAGTCACTCCGTCGAGAAATTCTCGTGCTTCCGGACGTTGCACTACATAGTCATTCACCGCGCCATCGAGCCCGGTACGTTCCCGCAAGGTCGGCTCCCAGTATGGGTTAGGCAAGAACCTGGCATCGAGGACGACATCGGCGTCTACCGGTATTCCGTACTTGAACCCAAAGGACATCACGGTGGCACGCAACTGAATCTTGTCTTCATCTGGAAACGCCGACTCCACCCGACGACGTAGATCGTGAACATTCAGTCGGGTGGTGTCAATGACCAGATCCGCTTCACCGCGTAGGTCCGAGAGCAGTTGCCGTTCATTCTCAATGCCATCCAGGATTCGGCCATCGGCCTGCAGCGGATGTGGTCGACGGCTGCTCTCGAATCGGCGGACCAACAACTCATCGCTGGCCTCCAAGAACAGCAACCGGACATCGCTGCCGTCGGTGCGCAGCCGAGTCAGTTCCTCCTGCAGTGCCGCGGACACGTCACCACTGCGAGCGTCGACCACAACCGCCAGACCGGTGATGGAACTGTCCCGCGGGGCCGATGCGACTGCCTCGGCGAGCAGCGGCGGCGGCAAATTGTCGATGACGAACCAACCTAGGTCCTCCAATGCCCGGGCAGCCGTAGATTTACCGGCACCGGACATGCCGGTCACCAGCACGACTTCCGGTCGCGAACCAGATTCAGGAC
This window encodes:
- the whiA gene encoding DNA-binding protein WhiA codes for the protein MALTSDVKDELSRVQVTKACCRKAEVAAMLRVGGHLHVINKQLVVEAEFDTGTIARRVRSNIADLYGHEVVMSVVQPTGLRRNARYAVRVVDGGEWLARQVGLVDGRGLPVRGMPPSVVSGAPCDAEAVWRGAFLARGSLTEPGRSSALEITAPSQETGLALVGAARRLGIAAKGREVRGTDRVGVRDGEAIGDMLTRMQAHQSRLVWEERRMRREVRATANRLANFDDANLRRSARAAVAAGARVERALEILGDDIPDHLREAGKLRIEHRQASLEELGSLASPQLTKDAIAGRIRRLLAMADKRAAQEGIPGTEASLTEDMLDD
- the rapZ gene encoding RNase adapter RapZ; protein product: MAHSPESGSRPEVVLVTGMSGAGKSTAARALEDLGWFVIDNLPPPLLAEAVASAPRDSSITGLAVVVDARSGDVSAALQEELTRLRTDGSDVRLLFLEASDELLVRRFESSRRPHPLQADGRILDGIENERQLLSDLRGEADLVIDTTRLNVHDLRRRVESAFPDEDKIQLRATVMSFGFKYGIPVDADVVLDARFLPNPYWEPTLRERTGLDGAVNDYVVQRPEAREFLDGVTGMLDTVADGFLREGKRYITIAVGCTGGKHRSVALAENLSVRLVKAGMETLVTHRDLGRE
- the gap gene encoding type I glyceraldehyde-3-phosphate dehydrogenase — protein: MSIRVGINGFGRIGRNFYRAVDLQQSQGFVINALLSLTGESIEIVAVNDLTDTRTLAHLLKYDSLLGPLNREVSHTEDTIKVDDKEIRVMAERDPANLPWGDLGVDLVIESTGFFTGREAASKHLAAGAKKVLISAPAKDPDVTVVMGVNHADYDPKTDDIISNASCTTNCLAPMAMAINDAFGIEQGLMTTIHAYTNDQVILDAPHKDLRRARAAALSMIPTTTGAARAIGLVLPELKGKLDGYAMRVPVPTGSATDLTVQLGKEVSADEVNAAVKALADGPLKGILRYTEDPIVSADIMTDPASCIFDASLTSTMGNTAKVLGWYDNEWGYSNRLVDLTRYVGATL
- the yvcK gene encoding uridine diphosphate-N-acetylglucosamine-binding protein YvcK — its product is MSGRRQSPTRHGPRVVCIGGGHGLAATLRAMRRVSDNITGVVGVSDDGGSSGRLRDEFGLLPPGDLRMALAALCGDDTWGRTWSRVVQHRFDGSGELEGHALGNLLIAALWEETGDVVSGLDWVASLLDAQGRVLPVSLSPLQIVADISGTDLARPDDVAQVHGQVAVATSPGQVERIWVEPLNPVACAEAVEAVESADVIILGPGSWYTSVIAPLLVPELLSAVRNSSGRRILVLNLVAQRGETSGFTPGRHLQALVDQFGDFPVEVVIADPRAVTDSAALAKSCEKLLGAELSLRHVTSTNAGSGVHDPDLLAAAFADSIGRGKMPPWH
- a CDS encoding phosphoglycerate kinase — encoded protein: MLGIDDLDVTGRRVLLRVDLNVPMADGAITDDGRIRASLPTITALTQRGARVIVLAHLGRPKGAPVPELSLQPVAQRLGELLQQPVRFVPELTGPAATAAIAEMSDGDVLVLENVRFDSRETSKDAQQRLELAQELAQQADCYVSDGFGVVHREQASVTEIAGLLPHAAGLLVAAESKVFSGLITGPARPFAVVMGGAKVSDKLAVIGNLLGSVDQILIGGGMCFTFLAAEGYSVGDSLLEADQVDTLRTVLADARARGVDVVLPIDIVVADRFAADAEVQVVAADSIPDGWMGMDIGPASIELFSGKLADAATVVWNGPMGVFEMPAFAAGTRAIADQLAQSAAFTVIGGGDSAAAIRSFAIPDDRYNHVSTGGGASLEYLEGRTLPGLAALED